In one window of Nocardioides panacisoli DNA:
- a CDS encoding anti-sigma factor → MTEHSFGYRDDDVHALSGAYAVDALDEHERARFEQHLRACPECRTEVDSLREGAATLGIEDAMAPPPALREQVLTGIESVRPLPPLSPAVDEPAVDTLSARRARRRVGGFGTPLLVAASIILVLAAGFLLTMPWSTAPEAPPTATEQVLTADDASRVSQEFPDGSRATIVVSREVGRAVILTEDMEPAPPGKDYQLWLQDAEKGMAGAGLMPDERDATVLLDGDASQAIGVGITVEPAGGSESPTTKPIALLPLDA, encoded by the coding sequence ATGACCGAGCACAGCTTCGGATACCGGGACGACGACGTCCACGCGCTGTCCGGCGCCTATGCGGTGGATGCTCTGGACGAGCACGAGCGTGCCCGGTTCGAACAACACCTGCGGGCCTGCCCCGAGTGCCGCACCGAGGTCGACAGCCTCCGCGAGGGCGCTGCGACGCTGGGCATCGAGGACGCGATGGCTCCGCCGCCGGCCCTGCGTGAGCAGGTGCTGACCGGCATCGAGTCGGTCCGTCCGCTGCCGCCGCTGAGCCCCGCCGTCGACGAGCCGGCCGTGGACACCCTCTCGGCCCGCCGTGCCCGACGCCGCGTCGGGGGCTTCGGCACCCCGCTGCTGGTCGCCGCCTCGATCATCCTGGTGCTCGCGGCCGGCTTCCTGCTGACGATGCCGTGGAGCACCGCACCCGAGGCGCCGCCGACGGCGACCGAGCAGGTGCTCACCGCCGATGACGCCAGCCGCGTGAGCCAAGAGTTCCCCGACGGCTCCCGCGCCACCATCGTGGTGTCCCGCGAGGTCGGCCGCGCCGTGATCCTCACCGAGGACATGGAGCCCGCGCCGCCCGGCAAGGACTACCAGCTGTGGCTGCAGGACGCCGAGAAGGGCATGGCCGGGGCGGGCCTGATGCCCGACGAGCGCGACGCGACCGTGCTGCTCGACGGCGACGCGTCCCAGGCGATCGGCGTCGGCATCACCGTCGAGCCGGCCGGCGGGTCCGAGTCCCCGACCACCAAGCCGATTGCGCTGCTCCCGCTGGACGCGTGA
- a CDS encoding FAD-dependent oxidoreductase — MDPHTPRRVAVVGSGVAGLTAAYVASRTAEVTLFEADDRLGGHADTHRVPDGDTGRELSIDSGFIVHNRRTYPVLLRLFDELGVPTQASEMSMSIRDGGSGLEWAGALGRRGLFPTSAHLRNPAHLRMLADIPRFHRQARRLLEADGGDPTAAHTTLAEFLDAGGFNAYFRRHFAEPLVAAVWSCDPAVAARYPAAYLFRFLDHHGMLSVFGSPTWRTVTGGSVAYVDRVADAVRAAGGKIHLGSRVVGIGETAEQVLVRTATSTEAFDAVVIATHPDQALASLDQPTAQQREVLGAMPYSSNPAVLHTDTSLLPEATNAWASWNFHRPVDGRDGVLVTYDLTRLQRLPTDTHYLVTLGGEDLIDPDTVIARRDYAHPLYTPESVAAQARLPEIDTDRIRFAGAYHGWGFHEDGARSGLTAVERLGLTWPEASRHRPASESGPREPETAYATTISHTRRSPFRRTFRHRSHLWVVDLDELPPRPRGAFFRGEFASRDHFDGTAPSIRAGLDRVLLDHGHDLRGGRALMAAQPRAFGYCFNPISVHWVWQDPEGVGVPDATVVEVHNTYGERHSYLIDTDEHGKGAVAKAMYVSPFHGTDGQYRISAPAPTADRLKVAVSLQPDHGARFDASVVGRRTTAPRLALAALRSSLLIRIHGSWLWLRGLPVQPRPLHDDHGVTS; from the coding sequence ATGGACCCTCACACGCCACGGCGGGTCGCCGTGGTGGGATCCGGTGTCGCCGGACTCACCGCCGCCTACGTCGCCTCCCGCACCGCCGAGGTCACCCTCTTTGAGGCCGATGACCGCCTCGGCGGCCACGCGGACACCCACCGCGTGCCCGACGGGGACACCGGCCGCGAGCTGTCGATCGACAGCGGCTTCATCGTGCACAACCGGCGCACCTACCCGGTGCTGCTGCGCCTCTTCGACGAGCTCGGCGTACCGACGCAGGCCTCGGAGATGTCGATGTCGATCCGCGACGGCGGCAGCGGCCTGGAATGGGCGGGCGCGCTCGGGCGGCGGGGCCTCTTCCCGACGTCTGCGCACCTGCGCAACCCCGCCCACCTGCGGATGCTGGCCGACATCCCGCGCTTCCACCGCCAGGCCCGCCGCCTGCTCGAGGCCGACGGCGGGGACCCGACGGCGGCGCACACCACGCTGGCCGAGTTCCTCGACGCCGGCGGCTTCAACGCCTACTTCCGGCGCCACTTCGCCGAGCCATTGGTCGCGGCGGTGTGGTCGTGCGACCCGGCCGTCGCGGCGCGGTACCCCGCGGCGTACCTCTTCCGGTTCCTCGACCACCACGGGATGTTGAGCGTCTTCGGCTCCCCGACGTGGCGCACCGTCACCGGCGGCTCCGTCGCGTACGTCGACCGGGTGGCCGACGCCGTCCGCGCGGCCGGCGGCAAGATCCACCTCGGCAGTCGCGTGGTGGGGATCGGCGAGACCGCCGAGCAGGTGCTGGTCCGGACCGCGACGTCCACCGAGGCGTTCGACGCGGTCGTGATCGCCACCCACCCCGACCAGGCACTGGCCAGCCTGGACCAGCCGACCGCGCAGCAGCGCGAGGTCCTGGGGGCGATGCCCTACTCCAGCAACCCCGCGGTGCTCCACACCGACACCTCGCTGCTGCCCGAGGCCACCAACGCGTGGGCGTCGTGGAACTTCCACCGCCCGGTGGACGGGCGCGACGGCGTCCTGGTGACCTACGACCTCACCCGGCTGCAGCGCCTCCCCACCGACACCCACTACTTGGTGACGCTGGGCGGGGAGGACCTGATCGACCCGGACACGGTCATCGCCCGGCGCGACTACGCCCATCCGCTCTACACGCCGGAGTCCGTCGCCGCCCAGGCCCGACTCCCCGAGATCGACACCGACCGCATCCGCTTCGCGGGCGCCTACCACGGCTGGGGGTTCCACGAGGACGGCGCGCGCTCGGGCCTCACCGCGGTCGAGCGGCTCGGCCTCACCTGGCCCGAGGCGTCCCGACACCGCCCGGCGAGCGAGTCGGGGCCGAGGGAGCCGGAGACGGCGTACGCCACGACGATCAGCCACACCCGGCGCTCGCCGTTCCGGCGGACGTTCCGCCACCGGTCCCACCTGTGGGTGGTGGACCTCGACGAGCTGCCCCCGCGTCCCCGGGGCGCCTTCTTCCGCGGCGAGTTCGCCAGCCGCGACCATTTCGACGGGACCGCCCCGTCGATCCGTGCCGGGCTGGACCGCGTCCTGCTCGACCACGGCCACGACCTGCGCGGCGGCCGGGCGCTGATGGCGGCCCAGCCGCGCGCGTTCGGCTACTGCTTCAACCCGATCTCGGTGCACTGGGTCTGGCAGGACCCGGAGGGGGTGGGCGTCCCCGACGCCACGGTCGTCGAGGTGCACAACACCTACGGCGAGCGGCACAGCTACCTGATCGACACCGACGAGCACGGCAAAGGAGCAGTCGCGAAAGCGATGTACGTCTCTCCCTTCCACGGCACCGACGGCCAGTACCGGATCTCGGCACCGGCACCCACCGCTGACCGCCTCAAGGTCGCGGTCAGCCTGCAGCCCGACCACGGCGCCCGGTTTGACGCCTCCGTCGTCGGCCGCCGCACCACCGCACCGCGCCTGGCACTGGCCGCGCTGCGCAGCTCGCTGCTGATCCGCATCCACGGCAGCTGGCTGTGGCTGCGCGGGCTCCCCGTCCAACCCCGCCCCCTCCACGACGACCACGGAGTCACCTCATGA